The following coding sequences are from one Pararge aegeria chromosome 13, ilParAegt1.1, whole genome shotgun sequence window:
- the LOC120628850 gene encoding olfactory receptor 4K2-like translates to MEMNGTEARGEEAVTLALSVAVTVISAIGLLLNAYILFVIIITKQPASASSVLLVHLGAVGALASGATLCAGGGTCVCGALLHALHPLQLWTVCGLHADRAAAIAAPLHYAAIVSPKKVIICVATGWVILAALLAPLAAAQPPLIYSIGIGGCAPDCGAGPAALGFCLIYAFLTLLTPTVLVLLCSLKILRIARYHRHRIAAAIYEVTLSAQVTVTHQRNPFSTPPPPRRRALSAVLQPLGSLAILYFPYYCVLIWPAIAVPPQPLAALSAALLAAAPPVNGILYGVRSRALRDSLRNYRRKRMTKSEVTQEIQARTPSACGSRRPSLSAGSGCIRPLTTRRLSDAAAMGSRGSERPAQRAASCNMLQEPLEIEVPKPRQSAIPIIRAPPHVVLGRALGLEEGVTRERRRRQSPRITVTRAMSDECESPSRRPLCRQHSRSSGALLGTMTCSRALSENISIDHTADEQLLLSWPQRDYVKQEVL, encoded by the exons CCGGCGTCAGCGTCGTCAGTGCTACTGGTACACTTAGGGGCTGTGGGGGCGCTGGCAAGCGGCGCTACACTGTGCGCAGGTGGTGGAACCTGCGTGTGCGGTGCATTGCTACACGCACTACACCCTCTGCAACTTTGGACTGTCTGCGGCTTGCATGCTGACCGCGCCGCTGCTATAGCCGCACCTTTGCACTACGCGGCAATTGTCTCCCCTAAGAAG gTAATAATCTGCGTCGCGACTGGCTGGGTCATCCTTGCAGCTCTCCTAGCGCCCTTAGCAGCCGCCCAACCGCCACTGATCTACAGCATCGGCATTGGAGGTTGTGCGCCTGATTGTGGTGCGGGACCCGCAGCTTTAGGATTCTGCCTTATTTATGCCTTCTTAACTCTCCTGACGCCTACAGTATTAGTCCTCCTCTGCAGCCTGAAAATACTCCGTATAGCCCGTTACCATAGGCACAGAATAGCGGCTGCGATATATGAAGTAACGCTGTCTGCACAGGTCACTGTTACCCATCAACGTAATCCGTTTTCCACTCCACCTCCCCCACGCCGACGAGCGTTATCAGCTGTTCTACAACCTCTGGGATCTCTAGCAATACTGTACTTTCCATATTATTGCGTGTTGATATGGCCAGCTATCGCTGTCCCTCCACAACCTCTCGCTGCTTTATCCGCGGCACTTTTAGCTGCGGCTCCACCCGTCAACGGCATCCTCTACGGGGTTCGAAGCAGAGCACTAAGAGATTCACTCCGTAATTATCGACGAAAAAGAATGACAAAGAGTGAAGTAACGCAAGAGATTCAAGCAAGAACACCGAGCGCTTGCGGTTCGAGGAGACCATCTTTATCGGCTGGATCAGGCTGCATAAGGCCATTGACGACTCGTAGGTTATCTGACGCTGCAGCAATGGGTTCACGGGGATCAGAGCGTCCGGCACAACGTGCAGCATCATGTAATATGTTGCAGGAGCCTTTGGAAATTGAAGTGCCTAAACCTAGACAATCTGCGATCCCTATAATAAGAGCACCACCACATGTTGTTCTTGGTCGCGCTCTTGGGCTGGAAGAAGGTGTAACCAGAGAACGTAGACGACGTCAATCTCCCCGGATAACTGTTACCAGAGCAATGTCAGATGAATGCGAGTCACCATCGCGACGTCCACTTTGCAGACAGCATTCCAGATCTAGCGGAGCTCTTTTAGGAACAATGACCTGTTCCCGCGCACTTTCCGAGAACATCTCTATAGACCATACTGCAGATGAACAACTTCTCCTGTCTTGGCCTCAGCGTGATTACGTCAAGCAAGAGGTTTTATAA